One Acutalibacter muris DNA window includes the following coding sequences:
- a CDS encoding winged helix-turn-helix domain-containing protein, giving the protein MEYIDLRKLKSGELKQIRRQVVRLKKMGKTGKEIEELTGVRQCRASEIWTAYKREGDKALEPKKHGFQKGTHLLLTPEEQAEIRETIVTRRPEEFGIPGSLWTLKKVCAYVWKRYRKKISDGSVSDYMRRWGLTCQRPVKRARKQNPSRI; this is encoded by the coding sequence ATGGAATACATAGATTTACGAAAACTGAAAAGTGGAGAGCTCAAGCAGATACGCCGGCAGGTCGTACGCCTCAAAAAGATGGGGAAAACCGGGAAAGAAATAGAGGAATTAACCGGAGTACGGCAGTGTCGCGCCAGCGAAATATGGACGGCATATAAGCGAGAGGGAGACAAAGCGCTGGAACCGAAGAAACACGGATTCCAGAAGGGGACGCATCTGCTTCTGACACCGGAGGAGCAGGCGGAAATACGGGAAACGATTGTTACCCGCCGCCCAGAGGAATTCGGCATTCCTGGGAGTCTGTGGACGCTGAAGAAAGTGTGTGCATACGTCTGGAAAAGGTATCGGAAAAAGATCTCGGACGGCAGTGTGTCGGATTATATGCGGCGCTGGGGCTTGACGTGCCAGCGTCCGGTCAAGCGTGCCCGGAAACAGAATCCTTCCCGTATCTAA